Proteins co-encoded in one Scatophagus argus isolate fScaArg1 chromosome 11, fScaArg1.pri, whole genome shotgun sequence genomic window:
- the cdca7a gene encoding cell division cycle-associated protein 7a: MPSTRSMKLASQTPSIRMGLRSFRSSPLIPMETSSSSSDDSCDSFGSDGGFANTRSNLRKTRRMTAKPKVFEATSEEDTCSGFEENVINSQMKAMKVVSEPPRRGRRSSVLKVAMTFPTKKAGGKRPASEPLAQSQVQDSEEEEEENFMVKRALNIKENKEMLAKLMAELNKVPGLFPKRMAMSASATPRQAPRSTGTPGARRRNPERLSRPHTRSRTLVDGPPSPAPEEEPEDKFSLVRKSRYYEEDDEPPRRRCFNGSKAIPHVVRPVDDISELELQNICNNVREKVYNSSTGSTCHQCRQKTVDTKTNCRNPECVGVRGQFCGPCLRNRYGEEVRDALLNPEWHCPPCRGICNCSFCRARDGRCATGVLVYLAKYHGFDNVHAYLSSLKKELEDSSK, from the exons ATGCCATCCACCCGCTCCATG AAACTAGCATCCCAGACACCATCTATCAGGATGGGATTGAGGAGCTTCCGCAGCTCCCCGCTGATTCCCATGGagacttcctcttcttcctctgatgACAGCTGCGATAGCTTTGGATCAGATGGAGGCTTCGCAAATACG agGAGCAACTtaagaaagacaaggagaatgACAGCGAAACCGAAGGTGTTTGAGGCTACATCAGAGGAGGATACGTGCAGTGGGTTTGAGGAAAACGTGATCAACAGTCAGATGAAAGCCATG aaagTAGTCTCTGAACCTCCGAGACGTGGCCGCAGATCCAGCGTCCTTAAGGTTGCAATGACATTCCCCACCAAGAAGGCAGGGGGGAAGAGGCCTGCATCCGAACCACTCGCTCAGAGTCAAGTACAGGactctgaggaagaggaagaggagaactTCATGGTGAAGAGAGCCCTGAATatcaaagagaacaaagaaatg CTTGCAAAGCTCATGGCAGAGCTCAACAAAGTACCTGGGCTCTTCCCAAAACGGATGGCAATGTCGGCTTCAGCAACG CCTCGTCAGGCACCTCGGTCCACAGGAACTCCAGGAGCACGTAGGAGAAACCCGGAGCGCTTATCCCGACCCCACACGCGGTCCCGCACACTGGTAGATGGACCTCCCAGCCCAGCTCCCGAAGAAGAGCCTGAGGACAAGTTCAGTCTGGTCCGTAAAAGCCGCTATTATGAGGAAGATGATGAACCA ccCCGTCGCCGTTGCTTCAATGGCTCCAAGGCCATCCCTCATGTAGTGCGGCCTGTGGACGACATCTCAGAGTTAGAGCTGCAGAACATCTGCAACAACGTGCGAGAGAAAGTGTACAACAGCTCCACT GGATCCACTTGTCATCAGTGCCGCCAGAAAACGGTCGACACCAAAACTAACTGCCGTAACCCAGAGTGTGTGGGGGTGAGGGGTCAGTTCTGCGGCCCCTGTCTCCGTAACCGCTATGGTGAGGAGGTCCGAGACGCTCTGCTGAATCCG GAGTGGCATTGCCCGCCATGCAGAGGGATCTGTAACTGCAGCTTCTGTCGCGCCCGAGATGGCCGCTGTGCTACGGGAGTGTTGGTTTACCTGGCTAAATATCATGGCTTTGATAATGTGCACGCCTACCTCAGCAG CCTGAAAAAGGAGCTGGAAGACAGTAGCAAGTGA
- the zak gene encoding mitogen-activated protein kinase kinase kinase 20 isoform X1, whose product MLSPSTSFVQIKFDDILFYENCGGGSFGSVYRARWISQDKEVAVKKLLKIENEAAILSVLSHRNIIQFYGAIVEAPNYGIVTEYASGGSLYDYLSSAESEEMYMGQIMTWAAEIARGMHYLHSEAPFKVIHRDLKSRNVVLAADKVLKICDFGASKFLTHTTHMSLVGTFPWMAPEVIQSLPVSETCDTFSYGVVLWEMITREIPFKGLEGLQVAWLVVEKNERLTIPSGCPVSFAELLRNCWATDPKERPMFKQILSTLESMSKDSQLPQQCNSFLHNKAEWRCEIEATLERLKKLERDLSTKEQELKERERRLKMWERKLIEQSNSPLLPTLDIYTWTEEHVYFWMQQIFGTGEGTHGMQLYADLFKENHITGKRLLLLTENDMRDMGVKSKGHIMHLKCEIEKLTNDYLGFVHFPPLLKEELENEVERNKTVNLELVFGYHWKPGTGRSDCKWKMYIELDGDDVAITYIKDIVFNANRQDVEVLRMTKPPFVMDKWIVGIQDNQRVDYTVNYENDVKSPKSTRHSCPVTWNLGGGQDEIKTVELVIEATPTTFDWNPRDKCNLEIDPTWMYSVRLKQLMAQKSQQSTPALTAFNSSDARTLPQFLSAHERQVFSYAAAVRRSPNRIHASPWTDSRSSSPTASLSTKLAPLHLGSKGSSPSSTTSESASERERERPLSAGAVQDYRRNNYFGNTLSAGGGQGRGYAWTNARGNYAHNKTSKTWRQPGRPRSNSYSVTPQNRSSMIPGILSVTENPKEETEGAKASDGGWIKVERQKRLSRQDNKQVRGRQRRGGRGGRGAGGRT is encoded by the exons ATGTTGTCTCCAAGCACCTCCTTCGTGCAAATCAAGTTTGACGATATCCTCTTTTACGAGAACTGCGGCGGCGGCAGCTTCGGAAGTGTGTACCGAGCCAGGTGGATCTCCCAGGACAAAGAGGTGGCAGTGAAAAAACTGCTCAAGATTGAAAATGAG GCTGCAATTCTCAGTGTCCTCAGCCACCGTAACATCATCCAGTTTTATGGCGCAATTGTTGAGGCTCCCAACTATGGAATTGTCACGG AGTATGCAAGTGGTGGATCGCTGTATGATTACCTGTCCAGTGCTGAGAGTGAGGAAATGTACATGGGACAGATCATGACGTGGGCCGCCGAGATCGCCAGAG GAATGCACTATCTACATTCAGAGGCCCCCTTTAAGGTGATCCACAGAGACTTAAAGTCCAGGAATG ttgtTTTGGCAGCAGACAAGGTTCTCAAG ATCTGTGATTTTGGGGCATCTAAGTTCCTGacccacacaacacacatgtcCTTGGTGGGTACGTTTCCCTGGATGGCTCCCGAGGTGATCCAGAGCCTGCCTGTGTCTGAGACTTGTGACACGTTCTCCTATGGTGTG GTGCTTTGGGAAATGATCACCCGTGAGATACCCTTCAAAGGCCTGGAAGGCTTACAGGTGGCCTGGCTCGTGGTGGAGAAGAATGAG aggttAACCATCCCCAGCGGCTGTCCTGTCAGCTTTGCTGAGCTCTTGAGGAACTGCTGGGCAACAGACCCAAAG GAAAGGCCAATGTTCAAGCAGATACTCTCTACTTTGGAGTCCATGTCTAAAGACAGTCAACTTCCTCAGCAGTGCAACTCTTTCCTTCACAACAAGGCTGAATGGAG ATGTGAGATAGAAGCCACTCTTGAGAGACTTaagaagctggagagagacCTGAGTACCAAAGAGCAGGAGCTGAAGGAGCGAGAGCGGCGTCTAAAGATGTGGGAGCGCAAACTCATCGAGCAGTCCAACAGTCCG TTGCTGCCCACCCTTGACATCTACACTTGGACGGAGGAGCATGTG TATTTCTGGATGCAGCAAATATTTGGCACAG GAGAGGGTACGCATGGCATGCAGCTGTATGCCGAcctgtttaaagaaaatcacatcACTGGAAAGAGGTTACTGTTGCTGACGGAAAACGACATGAGGGACATGGGGGTCAAGTCCAAAGGTCACATCATGCACCTTAAG TGTGAAATTGAAAAGCTGACTAATGACTACCTCGGGTTTGTCCACTTCCCACCTCtgctgaag gaggagctggagaatgAGGTGGAGAGGAATAAAACTGTTAATCTGGAGCTGGTGTTTGGGTACCACTGGAAACCAGGAACTGGGAGATCT GACTGCAAATGGAAGATGTACATTGAACTTGATGGAGATGACGTTGCAATAACCTACATCAAAGATATCGTCTTTAATGCCAACCGTCAGGATGTGGAAGTGCTGCGAATGACTAAG CCACCTTTTGTGATGGACAAATGGATTGTTGGGATACAGGACAACCAGCGAGTGGACTACACGGTCAATTATGAG AATGATGTGAAGTCTCCAAAGTCCACCAGACACAGCTGTCCAGTGACGTGGAATCTCGGTGGTGGGCAAGACGAGATCAAGACTGTGGAGCTGGTTATCGAAGCAACACCAACTACCTTTGACTGGAACCCCAGAGACAAGTGTAACTTGG AAATTGATCCCACGTGGATGTATAGTGTAAGGCTGAAGCAATTAATGGCCCAGAAATCCCAGCAGTCGACTCCTGCTCTGACTGCCTTCAATAGCTCTGATGCCCGCACTCTGCCTCAGTTCCTGTCTGCACATGAACGCCAGGTGTTTTCTTATGCTGCAGCTGTGCGCCGCTCTCCAAACCGCATCCATGCATCCCCCTGGACTGACTCACGCAGCTCCTCGCCAACTGCCAGCCTGTCGACCAAACTCGCCCCGCTCCATCTTGGGTCAAAGGGCAGCAGCCCTTCCAGTACTACGTCAGAGAGCGCCTCAGAAAGGGAACGAGAGCGCCCACTCAGTGCTGGAGCAGTGCAAGATTACCGCAGAAACAACTACTTTGGAAACACATTATCTGCGGGAGGGGGTCAGGGTAGGGGGTATGCATGGACCAATGCTAGAGGTAACTACGCTCATAACAAAACCAGCAAAACCTGGAGACAGCCAGGGAGGCCACGGTCCAACAGTTACAGCGTCACACCACAGAACCGCTCCTCTATGATTCCAGGTATTTTGTCTGTGACAGAAAACCCCAAGGAGGAAACAGAGGGGGCCAAAGCCAGCGACGGAGGGTGGATCAAAGTGGAGCGACAGAAGAGATTATCACGTCAGGACAATAAACAAGTCAGAGGTCGACAGAGGAGAGGGGGCAGGGGAGGGCGCGGCGCTGGTGGAAGAACTTAA
- the zak gene encoding mitogen-activated protein kinase kinase kinase 20 isoform X2: protein MLSPSTSFVQIKFDDILFYENCGGGSFGSVYRARWISQDKEVAVKKLLKIENEAAILSVLSHRNIIQFYGAIVEAPNYGIVTEYASGGSLYDYLSSAESEEMYMGQIMTWAAEIARGMHYLHSEAPFKVIHRDLKSRNVVLAADKVLKICDFGASKFLTHTTHMSLVGTFPWMAPEVIQSLPVSETCDTFSYGVVLWEMITREIPFKGLEGLQVAWLVVEKNERLTIPSGCPVSFAELLRNCWATDPKERPMFKQILSTLESMSKDSQLPQQCNSFLHNKAEWRCEIEATLERLKKLERDLSTKEQELKERERRLKMWERKLIEQSNSPLFLPVAKKISAKSFYQCKTEESNSSQVSCQITSSSNEEMKLPSAMRGFEDMFPVDFGPPVLHSGMQVNMQARQNCSVSSRVREGHKIHMTLGTGRFTGSDDSE, encoded by the exons ATGTTGTCTCCAAGCACCTCCTTCGTGCAAATCAAGTTTGACGATATCCTCTTTTACGAGAACTGCGGCGGCGGCAGCTTCGGAAGTGTGTACCGAGCCAGGTGGATCTCCCAGGACAAAGAGGTGGCAGTGAAAAAACTGCTCAAGATTGAAAATGAG GCTGCAATTCTCAGTGTCCTCAGCCACCGTAACATCATCCAGTTTTATGGCGCAATTGTTGAGGCTCCCAACTATGGAATTGTCACGG AGTATGCAAGTGGTGGATCGCTGTATGATTACCTGTCCAGTGCTGAGAGTGAGGAAATGTACATGGGACAGATCATGACGTGGGCCGCCGAGATCGCCAGAG GAATGCACTATCTACATTCAGAGGCCCCCTTTAAGGTGATCCACAGAGACTTAAAGTCCAGGAATG ttgtTTTGGCAGCAGACAAGGTTCTCAAG ATCTGTGATTTTGGGGCATCTAAGTTCCTGacccacacaacacacatgtcCTTGGTGGGTACGTTTCCCTGGATGGCTCCCGAGGTGATCCAGAGCCTGCCTGTGTCTGAGACTTGTGACACGTTCTCCTATGGTGTG GTGCTTTGGGAAATGATCACCCGTGAGATACCCTTCAAAGGCCTGGAAGGCTTACAGGTGGCCTGGCTCGTGGTGGAGAAGAATGAG aggttAACCATCCCCAGCGGCTGTCCTGTCAGCTTTGCTGAGCTCTTGAGGAACTGCTGGGCAACAGACCCAAAG GAAAGGCCAATGTTCAAGCAGATACTCTCTACTTTGGAGTCCATGTCTAAAGACAGTCAACTTCCTCAGCAGTGCAACTCTTTCCTTCACAACAAGGCTGAATGGAG ATGTGAGATAGAAGCCACTCTTGAGAGACTTaagaagctggagagagacCTGAGTACCAAAGAGCAGGAGCTGAAGGAGCGAGAGCGGCGTCTAAAGATGTGGGAGCGCAAACTCATCGAGCAGTCCAACAGTCCG ctCTTCTTACCTGTGGCAAAAAAGATAAGTGCTAAGTCGTTCTATCAGTGTAAGACGGAGGAATCAAACAGTTCCCAGGTGTCGTGTCAGATCACATCCTCCAGTAACGAGGAGATGAAACTTCCATCCGCAATGAGAGGCTTTGAGGACATGTTTCCCGTGGACTTTGGCCCGCCTGTCCTGCACTCAGGCATGCAGGTCAACATGCAGGCCAGGCAGAACTGCTCCGTGTCGAGCCGTGTCAGAGAAGGACACAAAATCCACATGACTCTGGGGACGGGACGCTTCACTGGGTCTGACGACAGTGAATAA